In Planctomycetota bacterium, the sequence CGATCGCCGACGGTGCCATGCTACATGATCTTCCGTGACAGGGGCCGATGATCCCCCGCTACGATCGGGCATGAGCGACCCGCTGACGCAACTGCACCATGCTGCCGACGCCGACTTTTGCCCCTACGCGGGATCGGCGATCGTCGAAACCTTCGGCGAGCCGCAGGCTGAGTACGCCGCCTTTCACCGCAGTGCCGCCCTGCTCGATTGCCCGCAGCGCGGCGTCCTCCGCATCACCGGCAAGGACCGGCTCGCATTCCTCGGCAACCTGCTCACGGCGAACGTCAAGGAACTTGAACCTGGTTTCGGGACGCCGAGCCTGCTGCTGAATCTCAAGGGACGGGTCGTCGCCGAGCTGAACGTGTTGGAAACCGTGAACGCCACGCTCATCGAGACTGACGCGCATCTGCTCGACATGCTCGCCGATCTGCTCGATCGATACTTGTTTGCCGACGATGTGCAGATCGAAAAGGCACCTGTGCGTGTTTTCCAGATGCACGGGCTGACGGCGGTCGGCGTGCTTGCGAGTGCGTTGGACAATGAAATCGGTCTTTTGGCGAAGCGCCAAGTCATCCAACCACGTCTGGCAGGCAACACGATCACCATCTTTCGCTCCGAGCTGGCCAAACCCTACGGGCTACATCTGCTCGTGCCGACCGATGCGATGATCGACGTTTGGGAACACCTTTGCGCCGTCGGGGCGTCGCCCGACCCGGATCGACCGCAGATGCGCAAGCTCCGTCCGGCCGGATGGGCGGCGTTCAACGCCTGCCGGATCGAAGCGGGACGCGCTCTGCCGGGAATTGACTACATGCTCGCCCCGCCGTCGTTGCCGCGTGTCGAGACTGACGCCTCGGAGCTGAGCAACGGCGCTTTGCCGGCGGAGTTGCCGCACTTCGACGACGTGGTCAGCGTCACCAAGGGCTGCTATCTCGGCCAGGAAGTCGTCGCCCGCATGCATGCCCGCAAGGTCGTGGCGAAAAAGATCGTCGGCTTCCGCATGGACGGCGATGCCCTGC encodes:
- a CDS encoding glycine cleavage T C-terminal barrel domain-containing protein, with the protein product MSDPLTQLHHAADADFCPYAGSAIVETFGEPQAEYAAFHRSAALLDCPQRGVLRITGKDRLAFLGNLLTANVKELEPGFGTPSLLLNLKGRVVAELNVLETVNATLIETDAHLLDMLADLLDRYLFADDVQIEKAPVRVFQMHGLTAVGVLASALDNEIGLLAKRQVIQPRLAGNTITIFRSELAKPYGLHLLVPTDAMIDVWEHLCAVGASPDPDRPQMRKLRPAGWAAFNACRIEAGRALPGIDYMLAPPSLPRVETDASELSNGALPAELPHFDDVVSVTKGCYLGQEVVARMHARKVVAKKIVGFRMDGDALPHAGGEVYDAAGEKQIGIVTSSTLSPVLSRAVVGLVNLPKAHFEPGTPLQIMAEGSRQPARVTTLPFHD